Below is a genomic region from Onychostoma macrolepis isolate SWU-2019 chromosome 15, ASM1243209v1, whole genome shotgun sequence.
gaaagggtaccacCCAGTGTATAATTGAAAGCCAGACCTAAACTGCAAATGATCAACAACTTTCAATTTAAGCAATCTTTTAGCTGTGCCTTGTATATGTAGTGTGTTTGGGGATGTTTCTTTCTCTGTTAATCCTCCATTTGAACAGAGTTTTCAGTTATTATTACTCACTTTAAACTTTATCTTgcacattaattttcattataaatttgcAGGGGTCTGTACAGatggtttaaaatgaaattttaaagacTTTCAAAGACTTTTCAAGCACTACTTTCTGGATTTCAAAGACTACAATCAGATCTCATTTAtcacatattttttattatactttaaatttaaaaaaaaaattgataaataaaaatatactgatAAACAAAttggtacaaaaaaaaaaatgtgcagcACATGCAAAGTATGCAACTTTGAATATGGGAACATCAACAAAAAACTTCAGCACTGGAACTAGTTAAAGTAATTATTATATTGCAATCCCACGACTTGTTCTAAAACTATTGCTTATATTTTAAGGATGCGTACATGAAACATGTTTTTCTAAAGCAGAGAAATTGCCCAAGCTTTGCCAAATGTGGCACAAGTGCAGTACCTCAAACGTGGATTTCTCTCGGTTGTTGAAAAGCATGAGGATTGTCATCTGGAATGTGGAAACCTGCAGGATGTGCTTCCTGGCATTAGAGCCTGTGACCTGAGCCCCACCGACTATATCTGAGCCATCCTCCTGAAGAAAGACGCAAATCAAATTATCACAGGTTAGattattaaataagtaaattctTTGGAATTACTCGGAATTCTTCAGTGACTGCTTGTTACCTTTTTGATTGGCCCATAGAAGGTGGCATTGAGGTCTGCTGATCCCATGTGATGTTGTAATGTGAGCTGCCTACCGCTGTGCTTAGCTAAATAAAATCTGCAATGAAAGAGTTAAGTGgccgtgaacacacacaaaacctctCAAAGTCAAAGTTCTTCCCAAATGAGTTAAAAACTGGAACAAAGCGACTGCAAAATACAACAATCAACACCTTCTAAAGACCTCGAAAGCATGTCTTGGTGAAGGGGGGATGTTACATTTGGGAGTCGCTGACTGGGTCGGCCAGTATCCCGTCGTTAGCACCCTCACTGTGAGGTCGACACCACCTAAAGACACCTAAGAAGAAAACACGATTAAACACCATTCAATCTCAATCCACTGCAATCACTTCACAGTCTCGCTGTATTCTGGTTGTATTCGCTGTATTACCCCTGTCGACGTAAGGTGCTGCCGAAACTCATCCATGGTTGTGTTTGAGATGCTCATGTCCCTGAACATGCCTTCCAGTTTAGATGTGAACTGACATCCGCACTCCGTCTGTGGAATGAGAAACGTCACATGAAACACATACAGTGTTAGGGCACGCTGAGCCTCCGCTCTGAACAGCAGCAGATCTTGCCTTTAGCTTCGAGATCATGTTTTTCTCCGAGTCATCAGACACGCTCTTGTTGGTGAGGAGTCTTCTGGCCAGGTGCTGCTTGTAGTAGCGCTCAAACACGTCCTTCTCCTGCATGAACCTGAACAGCACCATGGCTTTATCCAAGATCGACTCCACCTCCTGCTCCGTCAGCTAAAGCACAGACAACAGAAAAACATCTTGGATTAACTACTGACTTGATATACGTAATCtacaaacaattttaaaaactgCTAAGGTTTCATAAATGGTGTATGGAGTATTTTGGAAGGTTTAGTGTTTTAACTACTAATAATGCTTAGCAAAACACATCCTTCCTTTTCACTCATCCACAATGTACACTAAATGATCCGGTTTTAAGATTTAAGAACTGATACTGCGTTGctcaaatgaagatttttagGCATGATTTCTATATTAGAAAGCGTCCACTAATCATGTGACTAGAGAAACTGACTCACTCCTTTCACTCCTTTCTTCAGCTTGTCGTCAATGAAGAGCGAGAGATACTCGGGCGAACGAGAGTTCAGGTTCAAGAAATACTCAAAGTCCCCTGCAATGGTCTGCTTGAATAAACGGTCGTTGTTAAAGGACTCTTGCAAGAAGCGATCAAACCGTGACTTCAGGTCCAGAAGACCCTaagaaaggaagagagagagagggaggttTGGACATAAAGGTCTTTTCCACACCTCATGTGTTCTGTGAGTTAGATATTATCTCTATTACCTGGATGTAGTCAACAGGGTTCTTGCCTTCTCCTTCCTCAGACACCAGAGCTTTGCCCTGCTCCCTCAGATAGGAGCTCATACACTCGCACATGGTCTTCAGGCCATTCGGCACCCTGCTGAACAACTTGTACATGCAGGCCAGATCTGCACACACAAGCATAAATATTATCTCTATAATATCATAAAAGCTTCCAAACCACTGATGTCCATTTCCTATTAATCTTCTATTTAACTGAATGTTACATTCAAGTTCATTAAATGTTCCAATTTGAATTTAGGAACAAATGAAATCTAAACTTTAATTTATCAAAtgcttttttctttgcttgtgataaaccaaaattattttgaCCATTAAGCTGCACAGACACTTCTTTCAGAAATGTGTTTCTGCATAGTCACAACTCTGAATACAGTAACGTGACTGCTCATGTATTTAGTGTTCTGCCTAGTGTAAGAGTACGGTCACATTAGCAGACTAAAGAAGGTCCACTGTGAACAGAGCAGTGATGGATGAAGCAgtgctcacacagaagtcactttcaaactaGGGCTGGACATTTATTAAGTATtatctttatcattatttttattactgaaaaacaagacgCAGGCAGTGGAAAGGGGAAAATTACAAGACGCGAGCTGAACTTCTTTTAACTTGAGCGccacatttttagaaaaagacACGAGACGTGAGCACAACATCCAAACGCATCCTTCAAGAGCATGTTCACatagaaaaaaacatgaaaaagcaGGGTTgtgaaatgcaaaaacaaaaataaagtttgataTTTCATATTCCCATGATGGTCACAGGCTGAAAGCTTCTggcattttctttgtttttacaaaacatttactGTTAATCATAGTCTACTGGTGTTAtacttttagttattttgaatttgaattgccTTGAACTTTCGAGTTGACCTGTAAAACTCaatgtctacttttttttttttctaagaaataTTTAGCAGTTTTCTTATTTTGTATTACTTCTGAACATATAGGTTATGTTTTAGGCATTTTTGGACAATACTTGTCGTCATATTTCATGCAAagatttgttttacatttacactatGTTTGCTGCACATTTGGAACAGAACTTTCTTTAACCAGATGGTTAATGAAGTGAATGTTACTTGAATCATGTTGCAAGTTGacaagttaaaaatatttttttgtaaaaatcaaACATTATCTTGTATGAGTCAaatgttcagaaaaaaaaaaaactgtttaagaGAAATTGTGGAAAATGGTCATAAAACTGACAACTAAAATTATAAGAGGACCTTCTTTAACCACTAAGCTTTAGTACCGATGtaaaacaacagtaataatGAATGACTGAGATGAGGACGGTGCACCTTCTGTCTTTCCATTCTTGAGCATGTGCACCAGGCCCGAGTTCTCCATCTCTACAATGGTCTTCATGTGTTTGGAGATCAGCTCTCTCTCCACCACCTTCACAATCGGCTCCTCCGTCGATTTATCCAGGCAGTGTATCACTCGCTCGATCTCCTCGTTTATCCGTGCCTCCACTTTCTTTATGTACACGCTTGCACTGTTCTCGGCTAAAAACTTTTGACTTTCCATCtgaaaaagattaataaaattaaaacaagggTTAAAGCATgagaaacaaacagaaacagaaaacatcacattaatgtagaaattattacatattcagtcattatttactcacacttatgtcattctaaaccccctgtttccaaaatatttttgagcAATCTTCACATAAAAGTCTGGTCAATTCAACAT
It encodes:
- the cul3b gene encoding cullin-3b, whose amino-acid sequence is MSNLSKGGTKKDTKMRIRAFPMTMDEKYVNNIWDLLKNAIQEIQRKNNSGLSFEELYRNAYTMVLHKHGEKLYTGLREVVTEHLINKVREDVLNSLNNNFLQTLNQAWNDHQTAMVMIRDILMYMDRVYVQQNNVENVYNLGLIIFRDQVVRYGCIRDHLKQTLLDMIARERKGEVVDRGAIRNACQMLMILGLEGRSVYEEDFEAPFLEMSAEFFQMESQKFLAENSASVYIKKVEARINEEIERVIHCLDKSTEEPIVKVVERELISKHMKTIVEMENSGLVHMLKNGKTEDLACMYKLFSRVPNGLKTMCECMSSYLREQGKALVSEEGEGKNPVDYIQGLLDLKSRFDRFLQESFNNDRLFKQTIAGDFEYFLNLNSRSPEYLSLFIDDKLKKGVKGLTEQEVESILDKAMVLFRFMQEKDVFERYYKQHLARRLLTNKSVSDDSEKNMISKLKTECGCQFTSKLEGMFRDMSISNTTMDEFRQHLTSTGVSLGGVDLTVRVLTTGYWPTQSATPKCNIPPSPRHAFEVFRRFYLAKHSGRQLTLQHHMGSADLNATFYGPIKKEDGSDIVGGAQVTGSNARKHILQVSTFQMTILMLFNNREKSTFEEIQQETDIPERELVRALQSLACGKPTQRVLTKEPKSKEIESGHVFTVNDQFTSRLHRVKIQTVAAKQGESDPERKETRQKVDDDRKHEIEAAIVRIMKSRKKMQHNVLVAEVTQQLRARFLPSPVVIKKRIEGLIEREYLARTPEDRKVYTYVA